The Bacteroidales bacterium genome window below encodes:
- a CDS encoding polysaccharide deacetylase family protein — MKEKFIKYAGYLSYPIPIRFWAWFTKHTIIFPFYHTISNEPLKYIHPLYQPLNERRFTQHIDYLLKHYEPISIVEAYQHIVNHTAPRKPSFVLSFDDGLAGIYHGAYPILKKKGIAPVVFLNTDFVDNKALFYRFKMTLILNALSQQPMLQKPVQAILNDAHIEGKDIVSQLYNIDFKHSDILDKLLPICEINEVEFLQTEKPYLTLNQIKELSEQGFNFGSHGTNHAPFQILSETEREEQLQKSFQWIEQYCPQPLKMFAFPFTDAKISKEYILSLHHQKKVHISMGGAGINNDVITTHIQRIPMEKMYARNVQKMIKSEYLYFLLKKIMGKKAITR; from the coding sequence ATGAAAGAGAAATTTATAAAATATGCAGGATATTTGTCGTATCCAATACCTATTCGTTTTTGGGCGTGGTTTACAAAGCATACTATTATTTTCCCATTTTATCATACTATATCAAATGAGCCTTTAAAATACATCCATCCATTATATCAACCACTTAACGAGCGTAGATTTACTCAACACATAGATTATTTATTAAAACATTACGAGCCTATTTCTATTGTTGAAGCATATCAACATATAGTTAACCATACCGCACCTCGAAAACCTTCATTTGTTTTGTCATTTGACGATGGTTTAGCGGGCATTTATCATGGGGCATATCCTATTCTGAAAAAGAAAGGAATTGCTCCAGTCGTTTTCTTAAATACCGATTTTGTTGATAATAAAGCTTTGTTTTACAGATTTAAGATGACACTTATATTAAATGCATTAAGTCAGCAGCCCATGCTACAAAAACCTGTACAAGCTATTCTAAATGATGCACATATCGAAGGTAAGGATATTGTAAGCCAATTGTATAACATTGATTTTAAACATAGCGATATTTTAGATAAATTATTGCCTATATGCGAAATAAATGAAGTAGAGTTTTTGCAAACTGAAAAGCCATATTTAACTTTAAATCAAATAAAAGAACTATCGGAGCAAGGATTTAATTTTGGCTCACATGGTACAAACCATGCACCATTTCAAATTTTATCCGAAACGGAACGTGAAGAGCAACTCCAAAAATCGTTTCAATGGATTGAACAATATTGTCCTCAACCCTTAAAAATGTTTGCTTTTCCTTTTACTGACGCAAAAATATCAAAGGAATATATTTTAAGCTTACATCATCAAAAAAAAGTTCACATATCAATGGGAGGAGCTGGCATTAATAATGACGTAATAACAACTCATATTCAGCGAATACCAATGGAAAAAATGTACGCAAGAAATGTACAAAAAATGATAAAATCGGAGTATCTTTACTTTTTATTAAAAAAAATAATGGGTAAGAAAGCAATTACACGATGA
- a CDS encoding GNAT family N-acetyltransferase, with protein MIELKTLNKNQLLNFINSEAYLQMPILPISRHRAISHINNPRAFDDDILLIIAYEGSQMLGYLGILPDTVQNLHVGWLSCIWVSPLARGKGIAKKMVLMAYESYQQRILITNYTPEAETLYHKLGIFEPLYVLKGKRFYRKMCLSKIIPHRFPRWANLLILYKGIDLLANLFINPVLFLSPKNVPEKIKINKLESFTEQHQHYIELHQQSIFNRTISEWLWIKNYPWLKQVNIKSDEAKRYHFSSEEKQFESVFYEVLYQNECVALMMILYKNGHLRFPYIIYNKVYKTQLEHTLSYIVKQYNPHYVSLFFSELNLPIQAFYKKTIIRKYLKTKDLDINNVLLYDGDGDAAFT; from the coding sequence ATGATTGAATTAAAAACACTTAATAAAAATCAGCTACTAAACTTTATAAATTCTGAGGCATATCTTCAAATGCCTATATTGCCAATATCGAGGCATAGAGCAATCTCTCATATAAATAATCCACGAGCATTCGACGACGATATTTTACTCATAATAGCATACGAAGGCTCACAGATGTTAGGATATTTAGGCATTTTACCAGATACAGTACAAAATCTTCATGTAGGTTGGTTAAGTTGTATATGGGTAAGCCCACTTGCAAGAGGCAAGGGAATTGCTAAAAAAATGGTGTTAATGGCTTACGAATCATACCAACAACGTATTTTAATTACTAATTATACTCCTGAAGCCGAAACCCTTTATCATAAACTTGGTATATTCGAACCGCTGTATGTCTTAAAAGGGAAACGTTTTTATCGCAAGATGTGTTTGAGTAAAATTATTCCTCATCGATTTCCCCGTTGGGCAAACCTTTTAATTCTATATAAAGGAATTGATTTATTAGCAAACCTGTTTATTAATCCTGTATTATTTTTATCACCCAAAAATGTGCCCGAAAAAATTAAAATTAATAAGCTAGAATCGTTTACTGAACAACATCAGCATTATATAGAATTACATCAACAAAGCATTTTCAATCGAACTATATCAGAATGGTTATGGATTAAGAACTACCCATGGTTGAAGCAAGTCAATATAAAATCTGATGAAGCTAAGCGTTATCATTTTTCGAGCGAAGAAAAACAGTTTGAATCGGTATTCTATGAGGTTTTGTATCAAAATGAATGTGTGGCATTAATGATGATTTTGTATAAAAACGGACATTTACGTTTTCCATATATAATATATAATAAGGTATATAAAACTCAGCTTGAGCATACATTATCTTATATAGTTAAGCAATATAATCCACACTATGTTAGTTTATTTTTTTCAGAATTAAATTTACCAATACAAGCTTTTTACAAAAAAACAATTATTCGTAAATATTTAAAAACAAAAGATCTCGATATAAATAACGTTTTATTATACGACGGAGATGGTGATGCCGCATTTACTTAA
- a CDS encoding polyprenol monophosphomannose synthase, whose protein sequence is MSDSIVIIPTYNEKENIEAIIKAVFSLENVFDVLIIDDHSPDGTADIVKSLQKLYNNRLYLIERSGKLGLGTAYITGFDWCLKNGYTYIFEMDADFSHNPVDLNRLYETAKENAPSLVIGSRYISGVNVVNWPMGRILMSYYGSAYVRFISGIPVRDTTAGFVCYHRQILEQMHFNQIKMKGYGFQIEMKFYTWKMGYKVIEIPIIFTDRKQGTSKMSGGILKEAILGVFKMKLRSWFIKYPKAPLNAKKNLA, encoded by the coding sequence ATGTCTGATTCCATTGTAATAATACCTACTTATAACGAGAAAGAAAATATTGAAGCGATTATAAAAGCTGTTTTTTCTTTAGAAAACGTCTTTGATGTTTTAATTATAGACGACCATTCTCCGGATGGAACTGCCGACATAGTAAAAAGTTTACAAAAATTGTACAATAACCGATTATATTTGATTGAACGAAGTGGTAAACTTGGTTTAGGAACAGCTTATATTACAGGTTTTGATTGGTGTTTAAAAAATGGCTATACATACATATTTGAGATGGACGCTGATTTCTCTCATAATCCTGTCGATTTAAATAGATTGTACGAGACGGCAAAAGAAAATGCGCCATCTTTAGTTATCGGCTCAAGGTATATATCGGGGGTAAACGTTGTAAACTGGCCGATGGGGCGAATTCTCATGTCTTATTATGGTTCTGCTTACGTTCGCTTTATATCAGGTATTCCTGTAAGAGACACTACGGCTGGTTTTGTTTGTTATCATCGTCAGATTTTAGAGCAAATGCATTTTAATCAAATTAAAATGAAGGGTTATGGTTTTCAGATTGAGATGAAGTTTTATACTTGGAAGATGGGATATAAAGTAATAGAAATACCTATAATTTTTACCGACCGCAAACAAGGCACTTCAAAAATGAGTGGTGGAATTTTAAAAGAAGCCATTTTGGGTGTATTTAAAATGAAACTTAGAAGTTGGTTTATTAAATATCCTAAAGCTCCTTTAAATGCGAAAAAAAATCTTGCTTAA
- a CDS encoding dihydroorotase, giving the protein MRKKILLKNGFVVSHDAIQKADILIENQQFVEINNSINYSDATIINLEGLYIFPGLIDTHVHFREPGLTHKADIYSESKASIAGGITTVIDMPNTIPYADSIDIINDKKRIALSKSHVNIGFFIGAQSQNLDTLLSVDPTEVAGIKLFMGSSTGNVMVDDSSYLQKLFENASIPIAVHAEDETIIKNNLEHYKRVYNNDIPFALHTLIRSSEACFKATQKAIMLAQLNNTPLHILHVSTHEELSLFNIQQYPNITAEVCLPHLWFTVDDFASLKGFLKCNPSVKSQTDRELLRQAIQSEKVFSVATDHAPHTREEKLKPYLQCPSGMPFIQHSLQCMIELHKQNYFPLTVIAQKMAYNPALRFNIKNRGQIKEGYYADLVIVNLSKTKKVNKSSILYKCQWSPLQETTFSSIIEYTFVNGKMVFHNGKIISEPQGMLLEYNRFK; this is encoded by the coding sequence ATGCGAAAAAAAATCTTGCTTAAGAATGGATTTGTAGTTTCTCATGATGCCATTCAAAAAGCTGATATTCTTATTGAAAATCAACAATTTGTAGAAATAAACAATAGCATTAATTATTCAGATGCTACAATCATTAACCTTGAAGGATTGTATATATTTCCTGGTCTTATTGATACTCATGTCCATTTTAGAGAACCAGGATTAACCCATAAAGCTGATATATACTCAGAATCAAAGGCGTCCATAGCAGGTGGTATAACAACTGTTATAGATATGCCTAATACTATTCCTTATGCCGACTCTATTGATATTATTAATGATAAAAAAAGAATTGCACTAAGTAAATCTCATGTCAATATTGGTTTTTTTATTGGGGCACAAAGTCAAAATTTAGATACTCTTCTTTCTGTTGACCCTACAGAAGTTGCTGGTATTAAGTTATTTATGGGAAGTTCTACCGGCAATGTTATGGTAGATGATTCGAGCTACTTACAGAAACTTTTTGAAAACGCTTCGATTCCTATTGCAGTCCATGCAGAAGATGAAACTATTATAAAAAATAACCTTGAACATTATAAAAGGGTATATAATAATGATATTCCTTTTGCATTACACACTTTAATTAGAAGTAGCGAAGCCTGCTTTAAAGCCACACAAAAAGCCATCATGTTAGCTCAATTAAATAATACACCTTTACATATATTACATGTTTCAACCCACGAAGAACTAAGCCTTTTTAACATACAACAATATCCAAATATTACAGCCGAGGTATGCTTACCACATCTTTGGTTTACAGTTGATGACTTTGCTTCTTTAAAAGGTTTCTTAAAATGTAACCCATCTGTTAAAAGCCAAACCGACAGAGAACTTCTTCGTCAAGCCATACAATCAGAAAAAGTATTTAGTGTAGCTACCGACCATGCGCCTCATACAAGAGAAGAAAAACTAAAACCATACCTTCAATGTCCATCGGGAATGCCTTTTATACAACATTCACTTCAGTGTATGATAGAACTACACAAACAAAACTATTTTCCGCTAACAGTCATTGCACAAAAAATGGCATACAATCCTGCACTACGTTTTAATATTAAGAATAGGGGTCAGATAAAAGAAGGTTATTATGCCGACTTAGTTATTGTTAATCTATCAAAAACAAAAAAAGTAAACAAGTCGTCAATTCTATACAAATGTCAATGGTCGCCATTACAAGAAACGACATTTTCATCGATCATTGAATATACCTTTGTGAATGGGAAGATGGTATTTCATAATGGGAAAATAATTTCTGAACCTCAAGGAATGCTTTTAGAATATAACCGCTTTAAGTAA